In Candidatus Rokuibacteriota bacterium, the following proteins share a genomic window:
- the pyrR gene encoding bifunctional pyr operon transcriptional regulator/uracil phosphoribosyltransferase PyrR encodes MTREKAQVLDEQGIDRALTRIAHEILEKTQGAQGLSLVGIRTRGVSLARRIADKIRAIEGEAPPVGVLDITLYRDDLGLLAEQPTVKATEIPFAIKGKTVVLVDDVLFTGRTIRAALDALIDLGRPRMIQLAVLVDRGHRELPIRPDYVGKNLPTSRREAVAVLLKEHDGEERVVIQEPPEE; translated from the coding sequence ATCACGCGGGAAAAAGCCCAGGTGCTCGACGAGCAGGGGATCGACCGCGCCCTGACCCGCATCGCCCACGAGATCCTGGAAAAGACCCAGGGGGCCCAGGGGCTGAGTCTGGTCGGGATCCGGACGCGCGGCGTGTCGCTCGCCCGCCGGATCGCCGACAAGATACGCGCGATCGAGGGGGAGGCGCCCCCGGTCGGGGTGCTGGACATTACGCTATACCGGGACGACCTCGGGCTCCTCGCCGAGCAGCCTACCGTCAAGGCCACGGAAATCCCCTTCGCGATCAAGGGGAAGACGGTCGTCCTGGTGGACGATGTCCTCTTCACCGGCCGCACCATCCGGGCCGCGCTGGATGCCCTCATCGACCTCGGGCGCCCGCGGATGATCCAGCTCGCGGTCCTCGTGGACCGGGGGCACCGGGAACTCCCCATCCGCCCGGACTACGTGGGGAAGAACCTCCCGACGAGCCGGCGGGAAGCCGTGGCTGTCCTACTCAAAGAACACGACGGGGAGGAGCGTGTGGTGATCCAGGAGCCACCGGAGGAATAA